A region of the Callithrix jacchus isolate 240 chromosome 5, calJac240_pri, whole genome shotgun sequence genome:
GATGGCTGCGGAGGGAAGCGGAGGGGACATGGAACAGAAGCCACCAAGGACTGTGGACTGTTGCTTGTGGGCACAGGGCAATGTGGACAGGCCACTGGCTGCGGGTCTATAGTTGTTTGCATAGTTGCTGACACTGGTCCTGACTGCAGGGTCCTCTCGAGGCTGTCCATACAGGCATTGATCAAGGCCAGTTGGCCATAGCAGCTGCCCCTGCCAGCCACACTCAGGCTCTGCAGCTGGTTGCCCAGACACTGATCTGCAGACAGTGGAATGTGAAATCTCTCAAGTCCACCCTGGCCTTCAAGGATGACATCCTTGCCTTGACCACTGTCCAGAATTGTCCAGTTTGTGCAACACTGAGAGCATGGGTTTTGGTGGCTGGAATAGCCACATGGAGTTAGACCAAGACCATTCACCCAGTGGCCTCCTTAGTACCATTTGGACTGCCAGGGGAGACTAGAAAGCACTGCTGGATAAGGCTGGGCTCTGGGGTGATGGTCCCCGAGTTGGTGGTATCTAGGGGTTAGGTCCTGGCCAGCCTGTCCAGTTGGCTTTCCCTGGCTGCGCCTGCTCAGCCAGCTGGGCCCGGCAGTCCAGTAGGTCATCCCGGAGACGGGCGATGTCCTGCGTGTGCTGGGCCAGCGTGCGATTCAGCTGGTCCACATGGCTCCACAGgccccctctgggcctcagtggcTCAGTGGGCAAGCTGTCCAGGCCCGCAGCCAGCAGGCTCAGCCTCTTGCACGCACCCTCCACTTGTGCCACCCTCTGGTCAAAGTGGCCCACTGTGTGCTGAAGTTCCTGGGCTATGTTCTGGCAGCGGCTCAGCCCACTGGCCACCTTGGCCATACCAGCCTTGAGTTGCTCCAGCTCCCCCCTCAGGTTCAGGACCTGCCTGTGGCCGGCCTGAAGCCTGGAGCCTTGGCTGCTGACTTGCTCCTGGATGGCGTGGACCTCAGCTTCCACCTTGCGTTCCCGCTCATCCAGGGACGTGTTGGCCACCAAGAAGGCATCAGAGTACTGGCTGACAGAGTCACTGAGGCCCGTGAGTGACTTGCTCACTGAGTTCAGATTAACCTTGAGCAGAGTGATCTCACCTTGAAGTGAGCTGCTTGTCCCTTCTGCCAGCTGTCCCTGGACCTCAGCCACAGTGCCATTGAGCTTCTGGAGTAGTGCTGCGTGGCTGGCCACCTGGCGTAGGAGGGCCTCGCTCCGGCTCTGCCAGGCCTTGACCTCTGCAACGAGGTTGTCCAGGATGGCTGAGGTGGTGCTGGGGGTGCAAGAAGTCTCCAGTGAAAGCAACCGTTGTTCCAGCACGGCCAGCTCTGTCTGCACCAGGGGCCGAGCTGACCTGCCCGGAGGGGCGCTGTCATGGCTTAGCTCCTCAGCCAATGTCGCCAGGCGCTCCTCGAGGCTCTGCATGCGCTCTTCTAGCATGGTCCCGAAGCcgcccactccccacccccccatctCCAACCTCAGACAGCACCCCCTTGCTCCACCCTCTGTCCCATTGAGTGTCTCCAAACCATCGAGCAGCCCATCCACACCTCCTTCAAGCATGGCAGCAGAGAGCCTCGTCAGCTCATCCCCGGCCGCGGCACTGGGGCCCCTTTGGGTCTCAGTGACTGCCTGCAGGGTCCTCTCAAGGCCATCCATACGGGCATTGATCAAGGTTAGCTGGCCACAGCAGCTGCCCCTGCCAGCCACGCTCAGGCCCTGCAGCTGGTTGCCCAGCTGTGACAGCTCCTGACGCAGGGCCAGCTCCCGGCCATCGAGGCTCTGGTGCAGCCTCCTGCTGGCAGCCTGGCCCTCCTCACATTGGCGCCGAACCTCCTGCACCCGCAGGTCGCACTCACTCTGGACACCTTGCAGCTTCTGCTCGAAGCCATCCAGCAGGCTCCCCCAGAGTCGGTGCAGCCGTTGGTCCACATACTCCTCCAGTAGTGCCAGGGAGGTGAGCGGGGATGGTGGGGCTTCCCGCAGCCGCTGCAGGTGGGCCTCATGGCCAAGAGCCAGCCCATGCACCTTGTCCAGAAGCTGCACCTTGGTCCGAAGAGTGTTGCTCACCTCTGTCACCTTGCTTAGGATCTCATCCAAGGGAGGTATCTGTggccctctgtctctgtctcctgggtctgCAAGCCCCTCAGGGATGACCCCAAAGCCCACAGGGGCAGCAGGAGCCCTGGGGCCACCAGTCATCCTGTTGGGGTCCTCGTGGCTCGCCACCAGGCCACTGAGGGTACCATATGTCTGTGCCAGGCGCTGGACGTCACCCTCCAGGCGTTCCAGCCGCTCACCAAACAGCCCTGGGCCTTTCCTTCCTGGGAAAGAGAAGAGGGCCCCAGGGGCATTACTGGCCTCAGACTCAGCTTGTCATACTGCCAGACCACGCAAGAGATTTTCTATTCTAAGCCTACCTTTTCACTGGGCATAACTCCCTCGGCTTTATGGCAGGatgaaggtggggcctgggggttccccctccccatccctgctgGAGTTCAGCCAGCCTGGGGTcagtcccctccctgcccctgccactGAGCCCAAGAAACCTGATCACTTTGGAGGATCTCCTTGGGCAGACTTACCGTGAGGGCTCGGGGCTGCTCTGTTATAGGAAGGGGGTCTGGGGCCTGGGCCCAGCTGCCCCGAGGGAATCTGAGGATCAGGCTCCAGCTGGGGTGGGGCAGCCCCATGGTCTGTGAGGTGCTCAGGGCAGCGTTCCCCAGTGAAGCCAGGACAGCAACGCCAGGCAAGGTCTGTCACCGTCTTGTAGCCAACCTTGTATTTGGGTCTGAGCACTGTGCGGTACCTGGGAGGGGAGGGCAAGAGAGTGGGATCCTGCATTTGAGGGCTGTACTCTTCCCCCTAGCTGGCACTCAGGGCCGCCCCCAGACACTTGCATAAGGCTGGGTGACTCCCCACCTCCAAACCACCCTCagggttttcatttttctgtgcttAAGGTGACAGGGGTAGGCTAAGGGCAGGCCTTCCTGGAGCTCACAGCCATGTTAGGGAAGAATGCAGGTAGAAGTCCCACCCATCCTGGTAGCTTGGAGAGAAGCAGGAATTTTGCCCATCACTCCCAAGACCACTTGGATCCCCTCTAGCTCATGCTGCCATGAGAAATgccactcaggctgcagtggcacCTCTGAGAACTCAGACAGAGCTCCAGCCCTCCCTGTGGGCAGGGAGGGGCATTGCCctggagctggggctggtggCCCCCTCACTGCCCTGGGGGCCACTCTTGGCTCCCACCCACTCCCCTTAGTTCTTTCTACTCCTCTCTACCCTGCTGTGGGACCTCAGCTCTGGTCAGAGAGGCTGGTGGACAGGCACCTCTGATGGtgagcagggaagggaaggcccAGGGTGCAGGCAGGCCCACGAGCATCCATGCCCTCACCTGTTCAGCCACGAAGCTGTTCACCAACTGACACACATGTGAACCTCTCCAAGTACAGACCTGTGCATCCCATCTGCATGCAGCCCCACAGGTCCCCACATTCGGATCCAGCTTCCTCCCCCTACCCCATGGCCTGCCTCCTCATTGTCACCACTCTTCCCTGGGCTGGCCACGCCCAACTGTGGTATGACCCATTGCCTATGGGGCCCTTTGCCCTCTACTCTCCCCTCACCTTCTGCCTGTCTTGTCCTCCTAACCTTGAGCTGCCTCTGCCCCTGGAGCCCTCCCGTTGCCCCGCTGTGACTCCTAGGCTCGAACCCAAGCCTGCCGCTGTCAGTGCAGGTGATGCTCTGTTGCAGATCCGAACCCCTGGGGTCTTCCCTGGCACCCTCCTTTCTGGGGCCTTGGTCCATGCTAGCTTGTATGGGGGTTCAGGTGGGCTCTCTGGAGGCCAAGGAGCCCCTGTGGAGTTGGCAGCTGCTCCCAGCTGAAGGCAGAGTTGGTGCTTGTGCCGGGGGGGATCCCAAGTATGTAGATGAGGAATGCACTCACGTGACTGTCCCGGGGCACTTGGGCCCCCACCCACACTGCCGGTATTCAGCCTTTACGTAGGTCTCCGCTCCCTCCTGTAGGACACAGGTCACGTTCCTGTGCACCACATAGGCACAGAGGGCCCTACAGGAGAAAATGGCATCCCTGGAAGAGCTGGCTGAGCTAGGCCCACAGAGGCTCCTACCCTCCCACTTCTATCTGTGGGCCTCAACAGGGTACCAGACCCCCATGTCTCTTCTGTCGGTACTTTGTTCCTGGGAGCCAAGGTCCTTGGTCTGGGGTCCAGCCCCACTGCTGGTCTCCGAATCCAGCCTCCCTGATGGGTGGCCCCTGGACTAAGCGCTATATGGAACCAGGAGCCTGATCTGGCTGCCGCCCTCTGCCTGGGGAAGAGGCCAGCAGGTATTCTCCCTCAAATGCTCTGCCACAGCCCCCATCCTTCACTGATCCCAAACTCCTTATCTTGGCATTCGAGGCTTCTGAGCCTCCACTTAGTGACTCCTTTGAGAGCACCGTGACTCATCCTTCCTCCCCTGCCTGACTCCCGGGGAAACGCATCTCTCCTTGTCGTTTTGCCTTTGGTCCCGTTCCCTCGCTCTCAGAGCAGTTCTTGTACTACGTCCTCCAGGAAGCTCGCTCTGATGTACCCAGGCCCACTGAGTGTTGGTACTCTTCCTCCGACAACAGCTCTCAAATTCAGCTAGAATTCAAGTTCAGCCAGCACCCCAGGCAGAGTCTCTAGCCCACTTAACTGAGGCCAGGTCGCAAGCCACTGCTCACAAAACACCAGAAGCTGAGGCGGGGACGGCAGTCTCCTTAATGAGCCGCAAGGGCTGAGGAGGTGGCTGCCAGGCATGAGCCGACCACTGTGGACGGCTATGCCATTGCAGGGGCCCGAAGCCAGGAGCCCGAATTAGCTCTGCAGCCCACCACGGGGTTGCTCAGGCCAGGCTGACTGCGGGAGGGGAGTGGCCGACCGGATGCGCAGCTCCATCTCCTACCTggcggggtgggggagagaggggaaagaggGGAGGCCCGGGGCGGGGGACACCCCCACCCCGTGCTCTGCGCGTGGACcgcccttcctcctctccctccacctgGTCCGCTCGCCCGGAGGCTGCACACAGCGCAGCTGGAAAATGTTACTTCTCTGGAAAGGTTTCCGCGGGCACTGCCAGGATCCCAGCCGCCGCGCCAGGCCCCCTCGGCTTCTTTTTCCTCGCCAGCTCCATAACCTCCTGGAGCGTGGGGCGTCCGCCCCCTCAGTGCAGCGGCCTCGGGGTCCTGGGCCTCGACACCCCCCGCGGGTGCGGGCAGGTGGGAGCAGCGGCGCGCGCGGGCCCATCTCCCCCTCTTCccgcccgccgcccgcccgcGCTTACTTGTGCGGCCCCGGGCGCAGCCGCGGGCGCCATCCCGTTGTGTAGAGACTGTAGCGGGAGGCACCGGGCGGCGCTGGCCGCGCCGGGAGCGGGGTGCCCTTGGCCTGCACCCCCGAGAGCAGCGCCGCGACGGCGCACAGCCAGACGGGCAGGCTACGGCGGCCCATCGCGGCCCCCATGCCTCTGCCCGGCCCCTCGCGGTGCCCCCCGCCTGGTGTCTCCCTGCAGCGCCGCGCCACCCCCGCCGCTGGTCGGCCCGGGTCCTGCCCCGAGGGTCCCGGGGTCCGGCTTGGCCCCCCAGCTCGCTGGCCCGACCGCCTGGCGCTTTGGGGCGGCGGCGTCCCGCGGAGTGGCCGGCGCTGCTCGCGGCTGGGGCCGCGGAGGGGAGGCGGGAGGCGGGCTCTTTACGGATTAGCATAAACTTGGGGCCGCGCCGCCCGCCGCCGCCAGCCCCCTCCGCCGCCGCCagacccctgccccagccccaagCGGACTGCCGAGGGGCCGCCTGCAAACGGGAGGTTCCGAAGAGAGCGGCCCGGGGTGGCAGGGGCACAGGCCGCCGCGCCCTGGGAGGCCCCCAGCACACCAGCCACGACTGTCGCCTGCGGGCAGGGGGCGGGAAGCAGAGAAGCCGAcccctgaggccagcctgggcgtGGGCTCTCCAGGAGATACGCACCCGCAGGCTACGCGTCTCTTTAGAGCCGGTGTGAACCTGGGGACTGCTCTCCAAGGCTTTGGAGCCGAGTTGGCTGTGTTTGGGGACACACCAGCACCACTTCCCCCGCCACCTTTTTGGAATCGACCCCAGATCATCCCCGTTTGCTTGCTCTGCCTCCTGGCACCATCATTGTCTGGGGGTGCGCGGGACCCTTAGTCTGATAACTCCGCTGACCTCTCCCGAGGCGTCCTACCTCCCCCTTACCCGCAACCTCTGCAAGCTACTAGCCTGGTGGCCTGGTTGCTCTGGAGGCGCCTGTGTTGCCTGTCTGTCTTAGGTATGGGCTGCACCGAGCCCGAAAGGCCCATCCCGTTCCGGTCCAGCCAAGAGTGCTGTGCTTTTAGTGCAACTGAAGCTCTAAGCCGGCCGGTCAAAGAAAATCTTCAGGTCTTTCTCACAAGGCACTGCCGCTGTGAAGCCAGGCTTCCTCCACGTTTTGCTTGTGAAGTTGACTCTTGGAACCCAAGAGTTGGGTTTTATAGTCGTCCTCATTCAATACCACCTCGCTAACTCTCTAACCTGCACAGAGCCTTTGAATCCTGATTCTGTCATCGGAATGGCACTTTTTCCAGGCCTTGTCTCATCCACACAGGTGACTACAGCCTTCTGTATCTTTGCCGTAGGAGCTGATAGGTGTGCAGAATGCACAGAACTCTGGGTCTTGCCTGGAGAGACCTCCCTCCAGATTGACCTTGAGATATGAATTAATACCTTTTGGGTAGGGTGATGGTTATCAAGGATACTGGAAGGGGGAGCTCCGAAATCCATATCTGTGCCCTGCCCTCAGCTTTAGTGGCTTGTGGGTTCTGTGGGCAGACACCTGACCCCAGCCAGGCCCATCCTGCTTTCTCccaggctttggaatcagaaCACAGAGGGTGAAGGAATCCAGCTTCAAGGTATAGGCTGTGTGAGTTTCTCAGGGCTGTGGTAACAGCTACAGACTCGGTGGCTTAACACACAGGAATGTATTCTcccacaattctggaggctaacTCCAAAATCTAGGGgccagcagggccatgctccctccagTGGCTCTGGGGAGAAgtctttcttccctcttccaACCACTGGTGCTTCTTGGCGATCTTTGGCGTTCTTTGGTCAAGGATTCTCTGTAGCGgcatcactccaacctctgctttcGCCCCCACATATCACTGTTCACATGGCCTTTTTTCTCTGACTGTGGTCTGTgtcttttcctctgctttttggttttgtttttaaatttgagacagggccaggtgcggtggctcatgcctataatcccagcatcttaGGAGCCCGAGGcacacagatcacttgaggtcaggagtttgagtccagcctggccaacatggtgaaactctgtctctactaaaaatacaaaaattagccgggcatgatggtgagcatctgcactcccagctactcgggaggctgaggcaagagaattgcttgaacccaggaggtggaggttgcaatgagctgagataatgccattgtactccagctgggtgatgagagtgaaactctgtctccaaaaataaatacataaataaataaaagatagggtcttgctccatcatccaggctggaatgcagcctTCACCTtctaagctcaagccatcctcctgcccccCTCCTCTTctgtagctggaaccacaggtgggCACCGCCATGcatggctcatttttaaattttttgtagagatgggctcttactttgttgcccagagtggtcacaaactcctgagctcaagtgatcctctcacctcagtctcccaaagtgctgggattctaggcgggagccactgcacccagcccagcctcctcttcttataaggacaccagtcattggatgtAGGCCCCAACATAACCTCATCTTAAATGataacatctgcaaagaccctatttccaaataaggccacattctgaggCTCCAAATGTTCATGAATTTGGGAGGGGCATACTTCAATCCACTACAGGGGCCCTTGTCTGGTAATGATAGGGGAGACCACGAGAGCTCTGGGGAATTCAAGGGAAACGAAGAAAGAGAGTGGTCAGGGGAGAGTGGGGCAGAGTAAGGGGCTGTGTGGCAAGCAACCATTTAGGGACAAGCTGTGGCTTCCCTATCTGCTTACTCCACCACTGGAGCTAGCTTGAATGGGTTTCTGAACCCAGCAACAAAATGAGCTCTACAGAGAGAAAATTCTCTAGAAATGATCCCCGAAAGTACAGTCTTACAGCAACCAAGTGGTGCCTAAGATAGTCTTTCACTCTCCCTATAAAGCACTGAACGTGCTACTATATTCTCCAACCTTTAACAGACATGTTATGAGCTATTTTGCTGAGGGCAAGATACATTGTATCCACAACATACTCTTGATCTTGTAACCACTGACTTTGCCCTTTTTAGAAAGTGAGA
Encoded here:
- the EMILIN3 gene encoding EMILIN-3 encodes the protein MGAAMGRRSLPVWLCAVAALLSGVQAKGTPLPARPAPPGASRYSLYTTGWRPRLRPGPHKALCAYVVHRNVTCVLQEGAETYVKAEYRQCGWGPKCPGTVTYRTVLRPKYKVGYKTVTDLAWRCCPGFTGERCPEHLTDHGAAPPQLEPDPQIPSGQLGPGPRPPSYNRAAPSPHGRKGPGLFGERLERLEGDVQRLAQTYGTLSGLVASHEDPNRMTGGPRAPAAPVGFGVIPEGLADPGDRDRGPQIPPLDEILSKVTEVSNTLRTKVQLLDKVHGLALGHEAHLQRLREAPPSPLTSLALLEEYVDQRLHRLWGSLLDGFEQKLQGVQSECDLRVQEVRRQCEEGQAASRRLHQSLDGRELALRQELSQLGNQLQGLSVAGRGSCCGQLTLINARMDGLERTLQAVTETQRGPSAAAGDELTRLSAAMLEGGVDGLLDGLETLNGTEGGARGCCLRLEMGGWGVGGFGTMLEERMQSLEERLATLAEELSHDSAPPGRSARPLVQTELAVLEQRLLSLETSCTPSTTSAILDNLVAEVKAWQSRSEALLRQVASHAALLQKLNGTVAEVQGQLAEGTSSSLQGEITLLKVNLNSVSKSLTGLSDSVSQYSDAFLVANTSLDERERKVEAEVHAIQEQVSSQGSRLQAGHRQVLNLRGELEQLKAGMAKVASGLSRCQNIAQELQHTVGHFDQRVAQVEGACKRLSLLAAGLDSLPTEPLRPRGGLWSHVDQLNRTLAQHTQDIARLRDDLLDCRAQLAEQAQPGKANWTGWPGPNP